GACAGCACGACCGTCCGGCTGACGTTCGACCGCCCGCTGCGCCCGGAGCAGCCGTTCGGGCCCGCGCAGTTCCGCATCGTCGGGCCGGACTCGGCCGTGGTCCCGGTGCGCGAGGTCGCCACGGCCGCGGTCGCCGATTCGATCGCGCAGGCGGCCGCGCGGGCGGCGGCGGCGCGTGCGGACTCCGCCGCGCCCGCCGACACCACCGCGCGTGCGGACACGACCGGCCGCGGCGCGACCCGGCCGCCGCCTGCGGTCGGGTCGCGTCCGTCGTCCGCGGCGCCTCCGGCGGCCGCGCGCGGCGCGCCGAGCGCGGCGGACACGGCGGCGCGACGCCTGGCCGCATCGACCTCGCTCGGACCGCGTCTGCAGCGTCCGGTTCCGCCGGTCGAACTCGTCGCGCGGCTCGGCATGCCGCTGCGGCCGAACACGATCTACCGCCTCACCGCGCGCGACGTGCGGTCGCTCTCCGGCGTCGCCGGCTCGACGACCCGGACGTTCACGACCCCGCGCCCGACGCCGCCGGCGCCCGCCGCGCGTCCCGCCGCGCGTCCGCCGGCCGCGCCGGCGTCGCCGCCGCGCCCCCCCTCGTCCCCGCCGACTCGTGGACCCTGAGCACGCGACGACGACGGGCGCAAAGGCGCGCGGCGCGGTGTTCTTCGACCGCGACGGCACGCTGATCGACGACGAACACTACCTCTCGGACCCCGCGCTCGTCCGGCTGCGCCCCGGCGCGGCCGCGGCCGTGCGCGCGGTCCGCGACGCCGGCCTCGCCGCGGTGGTCGTCACGAACCAGTCGGGGATCGGCCGCGGGCTGTTCGACCACGCGGCGTACGAGGCGGTGCGCGCCCGCTTGGACGCGGTGCTCGCCGCCGAGGGCGCCGTGCTCGACGCGACCTACTACTGCCCACACGCGCCCGACGTCGGACCGCCCTGCGACTGCCGCAAGCCCGGACCGGGGCTGTTCCGGCGCGCGGCGGCCGACTTCGGCCTCGACCTGGCCCGCTCGGG
This is a stretch of genomic DNA from Gemmatimonadetes bacterium T265. It encodes these proteins:
- a CDS encoding D,D-heptose 1,7-bisphosphate phosphatase, with the translated sequence MFFDRDGTLIDDEHYLSDPALVRLRPGAAAAVRAVRDAGLAAVVVTNQSGIGRGLFDHAAYEAVRARLDAVLAAEGAVLDATYYCPHAPDVGPPCDCRKPGPGLFRRAAADFGLDLARSGAIGDRVRDLTPVVALGGYGVLVPSPDTPAAELTRARDEHAVVATLGNAVARVLAWAAARQVGAA